One Mangifera indica cultivar Alphonso chromosome 4, CATAS_Mindica_2.1, whole genome shotgun sequence genomic region harbors:
- the LOC123214809 gene encoding uncharacterized protein LOC123214809 isoform X1, with product MGKRGARLPNFCLNRIRPLVRVRSPPIQPKPTAKTDGKFENAGIVNGEEKRSSDEVKPGLVNGRKIMIVVDSSSEAKGAIQWSLTHSVQSQDKVILLYVIKPSKQVSTAGEESCKKKERSAPRAYELVHNLKNMCQQKRPDIQLEVAVVEGKEKGPAIVEAAKKQGVALLVLGQKKRSTTWRLIMMWAGNRVPVGVVEYCIQNAACMAVAVRRKSKKQGGYLITTKRHKDFWLLA from the exons ATGGGCAAGAGAGGCGCAAGGTTGCCAAATTTCTGTCTAAACAGAATTAGGCCCCTGGTTAGAGTCCGGTCGCCGCCAATACAACCCAAGCCTACTGCTAAAACCGATGGAAAATTTGAGAATGCTGGCATTGTTAATGGAGAAGAGAAGCGTAGTAGCGATGAAGTGAAACCCGGGTTGGTGAATGGTAGGAAAATCATGATCGTGGTTGATTCGAGCAGTGAAGCTAAGGGAGCTATACAATGGTCATTAACTCACTCAGTTCAGAGTCAGGATAAAGTTATTCTTCTTTACGTCATCAAGCCTTCTAAACAAGTTTCAA CTGCAGGTGAAGAATCATGCAAGAAGAAGGAGAGATCAGCTCCAAGGGCCTATGAACTTGTccataacttaaaaaatatgtgtCAGCAGAAAAGACCTGAT ATACAGCTTGAAGTTGCTGTGGTGGAGGGGAAAGAAAAAGGTCCGGCAATTGTAGAAGCAGCAAAAAAGCAAGGGGTGGCGCTGCTGGTTCTTGGGCAGAAGAAACGCTCCACCACATGGCGTCTGATTATGATGTGGGCAGGTAATCGAGTCCCTGTTGGCGTTGTTGAATATTGCATCCAAAATGCAGCCTGCATGGCTGTTGCTGTGAGgagaaaaagcaaaaaacaaGGAGGTTATTTGATCACTACTAAACGTCACAAAGATTTCTGGCTCTTGgcttaa
- the LOC123214809 gene encoding uncharacterized protein LOC123214809 isoform X2, with product MGKRGARLPNFCLNRIRPLVRVRSPPIQPKPTAKTDGKFENAGIVNGEEKRSSDEVKPGLVNGRKIMIVVDSSSEAKGAIQWSLTHSVQSQDKVILLYVIKPSKQVSTAGEESCKKKERSAPRAYELVHNLKNMCQQKRPDLEVAVVEGKEKGPAIVEAAKKQGVALLVLGQKKRSTTWRLIMMWAGNRVPVGVVEYCIQNAACMAVAVRRKSKKQGGYLITTKRHKDFWLLA from the exons ATGGGCAAGAGAGGCGCAAGGTTGCCAAATTTCTGTCTAAACAGAATTAGGCCCCTGGTTAGAGTCCGGTCGCCGCCAATACAACCCAAGCCTACTGCTAAAACCGATGGAAAATTTGAGAATGCTGGCATTGTTAATGGAGAAGAGAAGCGTAGTAGCGATGAAGTGAAACCCGGGTTGGTGAATGGTAGGAAAATCATGATCGTGGTTGATTCGAGCAGTGAAGCTAAGGGAGCTATACAATGGTCATTAACTCACTCAGTTCAGAGTCAGGATAAAGTTATTCTTCTTTACGTCATCAAGCCTTCTAAACAAGTTTCAA CTGCAGGTGAAGAATCATGCAAGAAGAAGGAGAGATCAGCTCCAAGGGCCTATGAACTTGTccataacttaaaaaatatgtgtCAGCAGAAAAGACCTGAT CTTGAAGTTGCTGTGGTGGAGGGGAAAGAAAAAGGTCCGGCAATTGTAGAAGCAGCAAAAAAGCAAGGGGTGGCGCTGCTGGTTCTTGGGCAGAAGAAACGCTCCACCACATGGCGTCTGATTATGATGTGGGCAGGTAATCGAGTCCCTGTTGGCGTTGTTGAATATTGCATCCAAAATGCAGCCTGCATGGCTGTTGCTGTGAGgagaaaaagcaaaaaacaaGGAGGTTATTTGATCACTACTAAACGTCACAAAGATTTCTGGCTCTTGgcttaa